From Eubalaena glacialis isolate mEubGla1 chromosome 17, mEubGla1.1.hap2.+ XY, whole genome shotgun sequence, a single genomic window includes:
- the RBM12B gene encoding RNA-binding protein 12B, whose product MAVVIRLLGLPFIAGPVDIRHFFTGLTIPDGGVHIIGGEVGEAFIIFATDEDARRAISRSGGFIKDSSVELFLSSKAEMQKTIEMKRTDRMGRERPGSGAPGVGSLSNFVEAIKEEASNSGYGSPINQDAGFHTNGTGQGDLRPRKTRPLKAENPYLFLRGLPYLVNEDDVRVFFSGLCVDGVIFLKHHDGRNNGDAIVKFASCIDASGGLKCHRSFMGSRFIEVMQGSEQQWIEFGGNAVKEGDISMRTEEHSPPRGINDRHFWKRSHSKSPRRTRSRSPLGFYVHLKNLSLSINKRDLRNFFRDTDLTNEQIRFLYKDERRTRYAFVMFKTLKDYNTALGLHKTVLQYRPVHIDPVSRKQMLKFIECYEKKRPASTEKERLGHVSQKYSQEGYSGQKLCIYIRNFPFDVTKVEVQKFFADFSLAEDDIYLLYDDKGVGLGEALVKFRSEEQAVKAERLNRRRFLGTEVLLRLISEVQMREFGVNFSSMSSERMHDHSQSCDRDDHSHSFDSNDLPLYSVGPSENFRHQQEDLRQLDNFKHPQGDFRPPERRPPEDFRHSPEDFRHSPEDFRRLREEHFRRPPEEDFRRPWEEDFRHSPEEDFRRSREEDWRRPPEEDFRRPPKEDFRRPPEEDWRRPPQGDFRRPPEEDWRRPPEEDFRRLPPGEWRRPPEEDFRRPPEEDFRRLPEEDFRRPPEEDFRRPHEEDFRRSPEEDFRRSPEKDFRRPPAEHFRRPPPEHFRRPPPEHFRRPPQEHFRRPPQEHFRRPPQEHFRRPPQEHFRRPSQEHFRRPREEDFRHPLDEDFRGPPDEDFRHPPDEDFRSPQEEDFRSPSDEDFRRLPEEDLREAPEEDPRLTDSFRLPGEEFRSPPDDFRSHRPFVNFGRPEGGKFDFGKRNMGSFPEGRFMPDPKLNCNSGRVTPIKIMNLPFKANVNEILDFFHGYRIIPDSVSIQYNEQGLPTGEAIVAMINYNEAMAAIKDLNDRPVGPRKVKLILL is encoded by the coding sequence ATGGCTGTAGTCATCCGTTTACTGGGGCTTCCTTTTATTGCGGGGCCTGTGGATATTCGTCACTTCTTCACGGGATTGACTATTCCTGATGGAGGAGTGCATATAATTGGAGGGGAAGTTGGGgaggcttttattatttttgcaacaGATGAAGATGCAAGACGTGCCATAAGTCGTTCAGGAGGGTTTATCAAGGATTCATCTGTAGAGCTTTTTCTTAGTAGTAAGGCAGAAATGCAGAAGactatagaaatgaaaagaactgatCGCATGGGAAGAGAGAGACCAGGATCTGGGGCACCAGGGGTTGGCAGCTTATCTAATTTTGTTGAGGCTATTAAAGAAGAAGCAAGTAATTCTGGATATGGCTCTCCGATTAATCAAGATGCTGGGTTTCATACTAATGGTACAGGACAAGGTGATTTAAGGCCAAGAAAGACACGGCCATTGAAGGCAGAGAATCCTTACTTGTTTCTGCGAGGCTTGCCTTACTTAGTAAACGAAGATGATGTACGTGTCTTTTTCTCTGGTTTGTGTGTGGATGGAGTAATTTTCTTAAAGCATCATGATGGCCGAAATAATGGTGATGCCATAGTAAAATTTGCTTCATGTATCGATGCTTCAGGAGGTCTTAAATGTCATAGAAGTTTTATGGGCTCAAGATTTATTGAAGTAATGCAAGGCTCGGAACAACAGTGGATTGAGTTTGGAGGTAATGCAGTTAAGGAGGGTGACATTTCTATGAGGACTGAAGAACATTCTCCACCAAGAGGAATTAATGATAGACATTTTTGGAAACGATCTCATTCAAAATCTCCCAGAAGAACACGTTCTCGTTCTCCTCTTGGATTTTATGTTCACTTAAAAAATCTGTCCCTAAGTATTAACAAAAGAGATTTAAGAAATTTCTTTAGAGATACTGATCTGACTAATGAACAGATTAGGTTTTTATATAAGGATGAAAGAAGAACAAGATATGCCTTTGTGATGTTCAAGACTCTGAAAGACTATAACACTGCTCTGGGTTTACATAAGACTGTTTTACAGTATCGTCCAGTTCATATTGATCCAGTTTCTAGAAAACAGATGCTGAAGTTCATTGAATGTTATGAAAAGAAAAGACCAGCGTCAACAGAGAAAGAGAGGCTTGGACACGTTTCACAAAAATACTCTCAAGAAGGCTATTCTGGCCAGAAACTGTGCATATATATAAGAAATTTTCCATTTGATGTTACAAAAGTTGAAGTGCAGAAGTTCTTTGCAGACTTTTCTCTTGCTGAGGATGACATTTACTTGCTTTATGATGACAAAGGAGTTGGTCTAGGAGAAGCATTGGTGAAATTCAGATCAGAAGAACAGGCCGTGAAAGCTGAACGTTTAAACCGACGAAGATTCTTGGGGACAGAGGTATTGTTAAGGCTCATATCTGAGGTACAAATGCGGGAGTTTGGTGTAAATTTTTCTTCAATGTCCAGTGAGAGGATGCATGACCATTCACAGTCATGTGATAGAGATGATCATTCCCATTCATTTGACTCAAATGATCTACCATTATACTCGGTTGGCCCTTCTGAAAACTTTAGGCATCAGCAAGAGGACTTGAGGCAACTGGACAATTTCAAGCATCCCCAGGGGGATTTCCGACCTCCTGAAAGGCGCCCTCCAGAAGACTTTAGGCATTCCCCAGAGGATTTCAGGCACTCCCCTGAAGACTTCAGGCGCCTTCGGGAGGAACACTTCAGGCGGCCTCCTGAGGAGGACTTCAGGCGCCCTTGGGAAGAGGACTTCAGACACTCTCCGGAGGAGGATTTCAGGCGCTCTCGGGAGGAGGACTGGAGGCGGCCACCGGAGGAGGATTTCAGGCGGCCTCCCAAGGAAGACTTCAGGAGACCCCCTGAGGAGGACTGGAGGCGGCCCCCCCAGGGAGACTTCAGGAGGCCACCTGAGGAGGATTGGAGACGGCCTCCTGAGGAGGACTTCAGACGGCTTCCCCCGGGGGAATGGAGGCGACCACCTGAGGAAGACTTCCGGCGGCCCCCTGAGGAGGATTTCAGGCGACTTCCAGAGGAAGACTTCCGGCGACCTCCTGAGGAGGACTTCAGGCGGCCCCACGAGGAGGACTTCAGGCGGTCTCCTGAGGAGGATTTCCGGCGTTCTCCTGAGAAGGACTTCCGGCGGCCACCCGCGGAACACTTCCGGCGGCCGCCCCCAGAGCACTTCCGGCGGCCGCCCCCGGAGCACTTCCGGCGGCCGCCTCAGGAGCATTTCCGGCGGCCGCCCCAGGAGCATTTCCGACGGCCGCCCCAGGAGCATTTCAGACGGCCGCCTCAGGAACATTTCAGGCGGCCATCCCAGGAGCATTTTAGGCGCCCCCGAGAGGAAGATTTTAGGCACCCACTGGATGAAGATTTCAGGGGCCCTCCAGATGAAGATTTTAGGCACCCTCCTGATGAGGACTTCAGGAGTCCCCAGGAGGAAGATTTTAGAAGCCCTTCTGATGAGGACTTCAGGCGGCTCCCGGAGGAAGACCTCAGGGAAGCTCCGGAGGAGGACCCTAGACTTACTGACAGTTTTAGACTTCCTGGTGAGGAGTTTAGGAGCCCCCCTGATGATTTTAGAAGTCATCGCCCTTTTGTGAATTTTGGTCGCCCAGAAGGTGGCAAGTTTGATTTTGGAAAGCGTAATATGGGAAGTTTTCCTGAGGGGAGATTTATGCCTGATCCAAAATTAAATTGTAATTCAGGTAGAGTAACACCCATTAAGATAATGAATCTTCCATTTAAAGCTAATGTTAATGAAATTCTAGACTTTTTCCATGGTTACAGAATCATACCTGATTCAGTTTCAATACAGTATAACGAGCAAGGATTACCTACAGGGGAAGCCATTGTTGCCATGATAAACTACAATGAAGCTATGGCTGCTATTAAAGATCTGAATGATAGGCCAGTTGGCCCCCGCAAAGTTAAGTTAATTTTGCTCTAG